The Candidatus Accumulibacter similis genome has a segment encoding these proteins:
- the asnB gene encoding asparagine synthase (glutamine-hydrolyzing): MCGIAGLVNLDGRPVSPAILKRMTDAIVHRGPDGEGQWAEGCVGFGHRRLAIIDLSAAAHQPMLSADHRYVIAYNGEIYNYRELRAELEAEGFRFRSQSDTEVLLNALAAWGPRAFASLNGMFAFALWDRHERRLMLARDRYGVKPLYYALVGNTLAFASEQKAIIAQPGFSRQLDKEALFEYFTFQNIFTNKTLLQDVSLCPGGHYALLDLGSPAPELNFIQYWDFDFREPSGKVDKVAYEAELDRLFRQAVNRQLVTDVELGSYLSGGMDSGSITAVAAQSYPYMKTFTCGFDLNSASGLELGFDERSKAEYMSYCFKTEHYEMVLKAGDMERVLPKLAWHLEEPRVGQSYPNYYAAQLASKFVRVVLSGAGGDELFGGYPWRYYRAVVNDDFDRYIDKYYQFWQRLMPNQRLREVFSPIWGEVRHVWTRDIFRDVFKHHSDRLYSPADYINHSLYFEAKTFLHGLLVVEDKLSMAHGLESRVPFLDNELVDFAMRCPVSLKLNNLSEVVRMNENEPGAKSSKYFERTRDGKQILRDVMARHIPHSITGGLKQGFSGPDASWFKGESIEFVKRSLLDRNARIYEVLNRKALLPLVEQHMRGEENQRLLIWSLLNVEAWMKAYL, from the coding sequence ATGTGCGGCATCGCCGGCCTCGTTAACCTGGACGGTCGCCCGGTCTCCCCTGCCATCCTGAAACGCATGACCGATGCCATCGTGCATCGAGGGCCTGACGGCGAAGGGCAATGGGCCGAAGGTTGCGTCGGATTCGGACACCGTCGGCTGGCAATCATCGATCTTTCGGCCGCGGCACATCAGCCAATGCTCTCCGCGGACCATCGTTACGTCATTGCCTACAACGGCGAGATATACAACTACCGGGAACTGCGCGCCGAGCTCGAGGCGGAGGGTTTTCGCTTTCGTTCGCAGTCGGATACCGAGGTCCTCCTGAATGCGCTGGCCGCTTGGGGACCAAGGGCCTTCGCCAGCCTCAACGGCATGTTCGCTTTCGCGTTGTGGGACCGGCATGAACGAAGGCTCATGCTGGCACGCGACCGCTATGGGGTGAAGCCTCTGTACTATGCGCTGGTCGGAAACACCCTGGCGTTCGCATCTGAGCAGAAGGCCATCATCGCCCAGCCCGGGTTTTCCCGGCAACTCGACAAGGAGGCCTTGTTCGAGTACTTCACCTTCCAGAACATCTTCACCAACAAGACCTTGCTGCAGGACGTCAGCTTGTGTCCGGGAGGACACTACGCATTGCTGGACTTGGGCAGCCCGGCTCCCGAACTGAACTTCATTCAGTACTGGGACTTCGATTTCCGCGAACCATCGGGCAAGGTGGACAAGGTGGCTTACGAGGCCGAACTGGATCGCCTCTTCCGGCAGGCGGTCAATCGCCAACTGGTGACGGATGTGGAACTCGGCAGTTACCTGAGCGGCGGCATGGACTCGGGATCAATCACTGCAGTTGCAGCCCAGTCCTACCCGTACATGAAGACTTTCACCTGCGGGTTCGACCTCAATTCGGCGTCCGGTCTCGAACTCGGGTTCGACGAGCGCAGCAAGGCCGAGTACATGTCGTATTGCTTCAAGACCGAGCACTACGAAATGGTATTGAAGGCCGGCGACATGGAGCGTGTGTTGCCCAAGCTCGCTTGGCATCTTGAAGAGCCGCGTGTCGGGCAGAGCTACCCGAACTACTATGCTGCCCAGTTGGCGTCCAAGTTCGTCAGGGTCGTCCTCTCGGGGGCGGGTGGCGACGAGCTCTTTGGTGGTTATCCCTGGCGTTACTACCGCGCCGTGGTCAATGATGATTTCGACCGATACATCGACAAGTACTATCAGTTCTGGCAGCGGTTGATGCCGAATCAGAGGCTTCGCGAGGTCTTCTCGCCGATCTGGGGCGAGGTGAGACACGTCTGGACACGTGATATCTTTCGCGACGTCTTCAAGCATCATTCCGACCGCCTCTATTCTCCCGCGGATTACATCAACCACTCGCTGTATTTCGAAGCCAAGACCTTCCTGCACGGGTTGCTGGTCGTGGAAGACAAACTCAGCATGGCGCACGGCCTTGAGAGTCGCGTACCGTTTCTCGACAACGAGCTGGTGGACTTTGCCATGCGCTGTCCCGTTTCACTGAAGCTCAACAACCTCTCTGAAGTCGTGCGCATGAACGAAAACGAGCCTGGAGCCAAGTCTTCGAAGTATTTCGAACGCACCCGCGATGGCAAGCAGATTCTCAGGGACGTGATGGCCAGGCACATTCCTCACTCCATCACCGGCGGCCTGAAACAGGGTTTCTCCGGCCCGGACGCCAGTTGGTTCAAGGGCGAAAGCATCGAGTTCGTCAAACGCAGCCTGCTGGACAGGAACGCCCGCATTTACGAGGTCCTCAATCGCAAGGCATTGCTGCCGCTGGTCGAACAGCACATGCGGGGCGAGGAAAATCAGCGTTTGTTGATCTGGTCGCTACTCAACGTCGAAGCATGGATGAAGGCCTACCTGTGA
- a CDS encoding metallophosphoesterase family protein: protein MDEGLPVIGILSDAHGNTAAFRTAIGHLRDLGAQVFYFLGDAIGYLPTVGVISELQEMGKTVTCLLGNHESMLLNGDTDLQREPAYQHQRIRDLLTREQRAFIQSWPTHCRHSHGGTDLLFVHGSPADFTNEYLYPDTDLSRFVVGESFVFMGHSHYPFIRDSGGTTFVNVGSCGLPRDDGRYGSFATFDPAIRKACLYRFEIGGSLAFLPESSRNLLHSSVVRLFARRAPSLVGTLMQTRTDSKQ from the coding sequence ATGGATGAAGGCCTACCTGTGATCGGGATCCTTTCGGACGCGCATGGTAACACGGCTGCCTTTCGTACAGCCATCGGCCATCTCAGAGACCTTGGCGCGCAAGTCTTCTACTTCCTTGGCGACGCCATTGGATATCTTCCCACCGTCGGGGTGATCAGCGAACTGCAGGAAATGGGGAAAACGGTCACATGCCTTCTCGGCAACCACGAGAGCATGCTGCTGAACGGCGACACGGATCTGCAGCGCGAACCGGCATACCAGCATCAGCGCATCCGGGATCTCTTGACCAGAGAACAGAGAGCATTCATTCAGTCCTGGCCGACTCACTGTCGGCACTCCCATGGCGGAACGGACCTGCTGTTTGTACACGGGAGCCCGGCGGATTTCACGAATGAGTATCTATACCCCGACACTGATCTCAGCCGCTTCGTGGTCGGAGAAAGCTTTGTCTTCATGGGCCATAGTCATTACCCGTTCATTCGCGACAGCGGCGGCACGACTTTTGTCAACGTGGGCAGCTGTGGTCTGCCGCGGGATGATGGGCGCTATGGGTCGTTTGCGACCTTCGATCCGGCAATCCGAAAAGCCTGCCTGTACCGCTTCGAGATTGGCGGATCGCTTGCTTTCCTGCCAGAGAGTTCGCGGAATCTGTTACACTCCTCCGTTGTCCGTCTGTTTGCTCGGCGGGCGCCCTCACTGGTCGGCACGCTCATGCAAACCCGGACGGACAGCAAGCAATGA
- a CDS encoding ATP-grasp domain-containing protein: protein MIRVLVTAMGGGGHGEQILKALRTAEKGRYWIAGADANPACPQFDMVDQRAVLPLANSPAYMDELFALISRYRIQALFHGCEPELRLFAKHRQEIEALGVFLPVNPTPVIDLCMDKEKTNRRLLELGFEAPRFAVVEGDADLASIDWFPVVVKPSLGGGGSANVYIAQNPCELAGLAKYLNLGANDIKFFLQEYVGTPDAEYTVGVLHDMDGQYINSIAVKRMLSGQLSIRTSVANTTGRRELGPRLVISSGISQGEIDRFPEVAETCQAIAKAIGAKGPVNIQCRVVNRVVQVFEINPRFSGTTSLRAMVGYNEPDVLVRKHLLHETVPVGFPYGKGLILRNLTEHYYG, encoded by the coding sequence ATGATAAGGGTTCTGGTTACGGCAATGGGCGGCGGTGGTCACGGTGAGCAGATCCTCAAAGCCCTGCGGACTGCAGAAAAGGGACGCTATTGGATCGCCGGGGCCGATGCCAATCCCGCGTGTCCACAGTTCGACATGGTGGACCAGCGGGCGGTGCTGCCGCTGGCCAATTCCCCTGCCTACATGGACGAGCTTTTCGCCCTGATTTCACGGTATCGGATCCAGGCGCTGTTTCATGGCTGTGAACCCGAATTGAGGCTCTTTGCCAAGCACCGGCAGGAGATCGAAGCGCTGGGCGTATTTCTCCCGGTCAATCCGACGCCCGTGATTGACCTCTGCATGGACAAGGAGAAGACGAACAGGCGCCTGCTGGAACTCGGGTTTGAGGCTCCCCGCTTCGCCGTCGTCGAAGGCGATGCGGACTTGGCATCGATCGATTGGTTTCCCGTAGTCGTCAAGCCGTCGCTGGGAGGTGGCGGTTCGGCCAACGTCTATATCGCGCAAAACCCGTGCGAGCTCGCAGGTCTCGCCAAGTACCTCAACCTCGGTGCCAATGACATCAAGTTCTTCCTACAGGAGTACGTCGGCACTCCCGATGCCGAATACACGGTCGGCGTACTCCATGACATGGATGGACAGTACATAAATTCAATCGCGGTGAAGCGAATGTTGTCCGGGCAGCTCAGCATTCGCACCAGCGTTGCCAACACGACAGGTAGGAGAGAGCTCGGACCGCGTTTGGTCATCAGCTCCGGAATCAGCCAGGGCGAGATCGACAGATTCCCGGAAGTTGCCGAAACGTGCCAGGCCATCGCGAAGGCGATTGGTGCCAAAGGCCCGGTCAACATTCAGTGTCGCGTGGTCAACCGCGTGGTTCAGGTCTTCGAGATCAACCCCAGGTTTTCCGGAACAACGTCGCTGCGCGCGATGGTTGGATACAACGAGCCGGACGTCCTGGTGCGCAAGCATCTGCTCCATGAGACGGTACCTGTTGGCTTCCCCTATGGCAAGGGCCTCATCCTCAGAAACCTGACGGAGCATTATTATGGCTAG
- a CDS encoding class I SAM-dependent methyltransferase: MVQIPGGSVLPAILFPVESDRAGDVPARAVRAAACCECQHVFLTDLDPEFSENLYATYYNLYPFKALETLNAFYREPFNRLLPVFCPPGNLSLLEIGCDEVEQMRCFLDQGYRCTAINPGARECGDVRFIDGYYGSTPVSGDFDRIISRFNLEHIVDIDGFFEQLHRNLKADGIAIVQVPNAEHFLHLGVLNMFAHEHPHYFCRKSLAAMIFRCGFEVRFLNGATEPSLICAFGRRTGGSYDPSARIGGLRQVVSEVCAFIGRSDGGVVLYGAGLSASALLYCSDFQVNWYDRIAIVDDNPVIQGRLMPNTPLTIGRPDDQAFENGKSIILTLSQQYHPAVIGRLRARGVAADIYAISSGGFKAVVSDC, from the coding sequence GTGGTCCAGATTCCAGGCGGCAGTGTGCTGCCCGCCATCCTTTTTCCGGTGGAAAGCGATCGTGCAGGCGATGTCCCGGCGCGAGCGGTCCGGGCCGCGGCCTGTTGCGAGTGCCAGCACGTGTTCCTGACGGATCTCGACCCCGAGTTTTCCGAGAACCTGTACGCCACTTACTACAATCTGTACCCTTTCAAGGCTCTCGAGACCTTGAATGCCTTTTATCGTGAGCCGTTCAACAGGCTGTTGCCGGTCTTCTGTCCGCCTGGAAACCTCAGTCTGCTGGAGATAGGCTGTGATGAGGTGGAGCAGATGCGCTGCTTCCTCGACCAGGGATATCGCTGCACGGCCATCAATCCGGGAGCACGGGAATGCGGCGATGTTCGCTTCATCGATGGCTACTATGGTTCAACTCCGGTCTCAGGAGATTTCGATCGCATCATCTCGCGCTTCAATCTGGAGCACATCGTCGACATCGATGGTTTTTTTGAGCAACTGCACCGCAACCTCAAGGCTGATGGCATCGCGATCGTGCAGGTGCCGAACGCCGAGCACTTTCTGCACCTGGGTGTGTTGAACATGTTTGCGCACGAGCACCCGCACTATTTCTGTCGCAAGTCGCTGGCGGCGATGATCTTCCGCTGCGGCTTCGAAGTACGGTTTCTGAATGGGGCTACCGAGCCAAGCCTGATATGTGCATTTGGCCGCCGAACTGGCGGTTCCTACGACCCCAGTGCGAGAATTGGCGGCCTGAGGCAGGTGGTCTCTGAGGTCTGTGCTTTCATCGGTCGCAGCGACGGTGGAGTCGTTCTCTATGGTGCCGGGTTGTCCGCGTCGGCGCTGCTCTACTGTTCAGACTTCCAAGTCAACTGGTACGACCGGATTGCGATTGTTGACGATAACCCGGTGATCCAGGGGCGCCTGATGCCGAATACCCCGCTGACAATCGGTCGCCCGGACGATCAGGCTTTCGAAAACGGCAAGTCAATAATACTCACGCTGAGTCAGCAGTACCACCCGGCAGTGATTGGCAGGCTGCGGGCCCGAGGCGTGGCAGCGGACATCTACGCGATATCCAGCGGTGGTTTCAAGGCGGTTGTGAGCGATTGTTGA
- a CDS encoding GNAT family N-acetyltransferase: MQADSVRLRPLRRADAPVLYEWITHRQLVILNAPYHPVSEVDHEAWVESMLTKRSDMVIFVIEELASNKAIGTCQLLNINWRHRSAELQIRIGDETFQGKGYGTEAVKLLCHFGLADLNLHRIYLHVFETNSRAIRAYEKSGFLREGSLKEAAFIDGKWLDVAVMGLIEQDE, encoded by the coding sequence ATGCAGGCTGACAGCGTACGCCTGCGGCCGCTGCGGCGTGCCGATGCACCCGTGCTATACGAATGGATCACGCATCGCCAACTGGTGATCCTGAACGCGCCCTACCACCCGGTTTCAGAGGTCGACCATGAGGCGTGGGTCGAGTCGATGCTCACCAAGCGTAGCGACATGGTCATCTTCGTGATCGAGGAACTGGCAAGCAACAAGGCGATAGGCACTTGCCAGTTGCTGAACATCAACTGGCGGCACCGCAGCGCTGAACTGCAGATCCGCATCGGCGACGAGACGTTCCAGGGCAAGGGCTACGGCACCGAGGCCGTCAAGCTCCTGTGCCATTTCGGACTTGCTGACCTGAACCTCCACCGAATCTACCTGCATGTCTTCGAGACCAACTCGCGGGCCATCCGCGCCTACGAGAAGTCAGGCTTCCTCAGGGAGGGCTCGTTGAAGGAAGCCGCCTTCATCGACGGCAAGTGGCTGGATGTGGCGGTGATGGGATTGATCGAGCAGGATGAGTAA
- a CDS encoding WbqC family protein, translating into MSKTVAIHQPNFFPWLGYFDKIARSDVFIFLDHVQFPKTGGVWCNRVKMRCGGEARWVTGPIKRAFHGVLAINEVAWADEQPWRRKLLKTLAANYPRAPFFKETMAWLEPLILTPESNLALYNMAVIKAMAGEIGLRHEHCVASSSLGCEGQASGLLVNLIRKVDGSYYMCGGGASGYQDDQAFAQAGVSLVYQGFQHPKYPQAGAADFVPGLSVVDALMNVGRAGVRALLAVR; encoded by the coding sequence ATGAGTAAGACGGTTGCCATCCACCAGCCGAATTTCTTCCCGTGGCTGGGCTATTTCGACAAGATTGCGCGAAGCGACGTCTTCATCTTTCTCGATCACGTGCAGTTCCCGAAGACGGGAGGTGTATGGTGCAATCGGGTGAAGATGCGCTGTGGAGGCGAGGCACGCTGGGTTACCGGACCGATCAAACGAGCCTTCCACGGCGTGCTGGCGATCAACGAAGTGGCGTGGGCCGACGAACAGCCGTGGCGCCGAAAACTGTTGAAGACGCTGGCGGCAAACTACCCGCGAGCGCCATTCTTCAAGGAAACCATGGCTTGGCTTGAGCCGCTGATTCTTACGCCCGAGAGCAACTTGGCGCTTTACAACATGGCTGTGATCAAGGCCATGGCCGGGGAGATTGGCCTGCGGCATGAACACTGTGTGGCATCTTCGTCGCTAGGCTGCGAAGGGCAGGCGAGCGGACTGCTGGTCAACCTGATACGCAAGGTCGATGGAAGTTATTACATGTGCGGCGGCGGAGCATCCGGCTACCAGGATGATCAAGCCTTCGCGCAGGCTGGCGTGTCGTTGGTCTATCAAGGATTCCAGCATCCGAAGTATCCACAGGCGGGCGCTGCCGATTTCGTGCCCGGTCTTTCCGTCGTGGATGCGCTGATGAATGTCGGGAGAGCTGGAGTCAGGGCGCTGCTCGCGGTAAGATGA
- a CDS encoding ABC transporter ATP-binding protein produces MKQPLHSFALRCVNLGKRFAVQREQRVWRILLGMDGREKGPVIEALRDISLTVPRGEIVGILGRNGAGKSTLLRLLGQVYTPTTGHIEINGQIGGLFELGGMGNPNLTGREYATRYLRFMGVAGDSLPPVLEEIADFSELGDAFDQRIRTYSSGMAARLYFAVATAYQHEIYLIDELLSVGDEHFQTKCWRRMRERLLRGASGVLVTHDWTAVVKLCEQACVIEEGRFSFVGSSDSAVVNYLKLPIPKAGTARFPESTPAEFVLQSGKDSCIRLPVEILADTAVDCAISIEMLRVGIGWEIVILSEYHPIGDTAGSYSANFRIAALPLAPGKYSLNIFLTRRPLDGERQRVGLDCRSWTYGNGLTLRVEGNPFPAAVRLPFASRSIPAEVA; encoded by the coding sequence ATGAAGCAACCTCTCCACAGCTTCGCTTTGCGCTGCGTCAACCTCGGCAAGAGGTTTGCCGTGCAACGTGAGCAACGCGTCTGGCGCATACTCCTCGGCATGGATGGTCGCGAAAAGGGTCCGGTGATCGAGGCTTTGCGGGACATTTCGCTGACTGTTCCACGTGGGGAAATCGTCGGTATCCTTGGCCGGAACGGAGCAGGAAAGAGCACGCTGCTGCGTCTGCTCGGCCAGGTGTACACGCCGACGACGGGCCACATCGAGATCAACGGGCAGATTGGTGGCCTTTTCGAATTGGGAGGCATGGGCAATCCCAATCTCACCGGTCGCGAGTATGCCACCCGTTACTTGCGATTCATGGGTGTCGCCGGCGACTCTCTCCCGCCGGTTCTGGAAGAAATAGCCGATTTTTCCGAACTGGGCGACGCCTTCGATCAACGCATTCGAACCTATTCTTCGGGGATGGCGGCGCGTCTGTACTTCGCTGTAGCGACCGCGTACCAGCACGAAATCTACCTGATCGACGAGTTGCTCTCGGTGGGAGACGAACACTTTCAGACAAAGTGCTGGCGCAGGATGCGGGAGCGTTTGCTGCGGGGCGCATCGGGCGTGCTGGTCACCCACGACTGGACTGCCGTTGTCAAGCTCTGCGAGCAGGCATGCGTCATCGAAGAGGGTCGCTTCTCCTTCGTCGGCTCGAGTGATTCTGCGGTCGTCAACTACCTCAAGTTGCCGATCCCGAAGGCCGGGACGGCACGATTCCCGGAATCGACTCCGGCAGAGTTCGTCCTGCAATCCGGGAAAGACTCGTGCATCCGGCTCCCGGTTGAGATTTTGGCAGATACTGCGGTCGATTGTGCCATTTCAATCGAGATGTTGCGCGTCGGCATTGGCTGGGAAATCGTGATTCTTTCCGAATACCACCCGATAGGTGACACGGCTGGAAGCTATAGCGCCAATTTCCGGATTGCGGCACTGCCTCTCGCGCCAGGCAAGTATTCCCTGAACATCTTCTTGACCCGGCGACCTCTGGATGGAGAGCGGCAGCGGGTGGGTCTGGACTGCAGATCGTGGACCTATGGCAATGGGTTGACATTGCGTGTTGAGGGCAACCCTTTTCCGGCGGCAGTCAGGCTGCCGTTTGCTTCGCGGTCGATCCCGGCGGAGGTTGCGTGA
- a CDS encoding ABC transporter ATP-binding protein, with protein sequence MELYQVSKVFPVGGSATGELVAAMAVDGDQEPGGGGKVAVDRVTLSITEGERIGIVGRNGAGKSTLLHMIAGISEPTTGSIRIGGKVTSIMTLGVGLRDDLSGRENIYVDGEIQGKSRTDVDRVIDQVIEFADLGQFIDYPVRTYSTGMKARLAFAMIAHVDPEILIIDEALSVGDASFSVKATARILEICARGKIVILVSHGMQSVREICNRCLYMKDGQIVMDGRPQDVTTAYIEEVRGEDEAALLQRFRAHVGNRSRRAGSQIRRICLLSGSDDIGSQRVEAHARLRIRVFGSHCSASGTAVCRVRIVRLDELLVFQQDFRLADYSFHDGEVGIEIDFDPLALGAAIYRLDAMFLECAADDSEPCSEHSTVFEVFTLTPPAGGRPMLYYPVTAAAQT encoded by the coding sequence GTGGAACTGTATCAGGTATCCAAGGTTTTCCCTGTCGGTGGCTCGGCGACTGGCGAGCTGGTCGCCGCGATGGCAGTCGATGGTGACCAGGAACCCGGTGGCGGCGGGAAGGTCGCCGTGGACAGGGTCACCCTTTCCATCACCGAGGGCGAGCGAATCGGTATAGTTGGACGCAATGGGGCCGGCAAGTCGACTCTCCTGCACATGATCGCAGGCATTTCGGAGCCAACAACCGGCAGCATTCGCATCGGCGGGAAGGTCACGTCGATCATGACCCTCGGAGTTGGCTTGCGCGACGACTTGAGTGGGCGGGAGAACATATACGTCGACGGGGAAATCCAGGGAAAGTCGCGTACTGACGTGGACCGGGTAATCGATCAAGTCATCGAGTTTGCCGACCTCGGCCAGTTCATCGACTATCCGGTGCGCACCTATTCGACCGGGATGAAGGCCCGGCTCGCATTCGCCATGATTGCACACGTCGACCCAGAAATATTGATCATTGACGAGGCGCTCTCGGTGGGTGACGCGTCATTCTCGGTCAAGGCAACGGCCCGCATCCTCGAAATTTGCGCCCGGGGAAAGATCGTCATTCTCGTCTCCCATGGCATGCAGTCGGTGAGGGAAATCTGCAATCGCTGCCTTTACATGAAGGATGGGCAGATTGTCATGGACGGTCGGCCGCAGGACGTGACGACGGCGTATATCGAGGAGGTTCGTGGTGAGGACGAGGCAGCGCTCCTGCAAAGATTCCGCGCCCACGTCGGCAACCGCTCGCGGCGGGCGGGAAGCCAGATTCGGCGAATCTGCTTGCTCTCGGGAAGCGACGATATTGGTTCGCAGCGGGTCGAGGCGCACGCTCGACTGCGGATTCGGGTTTTCGGCAGCCACTGCAGCGCCTCTGGGACCGCTGTCTGCCGTGTACGAATCGTACGGCTTGACGAATTGCTGGTCTTTCAACAGGATTTCCGGTTGGCGGATTATTCGTTTCACGATGGCGAGGTCGGCATCGAGATCGACTTCGATCCCCTTGCCCTGGGCGCTGCGATCTATCGCCTGGATGCAATGTTCCTCGAATGTGCAGCTGACGACTCCGAACCGTGCAGCGAACACTCGACGGTCTTCGAAGTCTTCACGCTGACTCCGCCTGCGGGCGGAAGGCCGATGCTCTACTACCCTGTCACCGCCGCAGCGCAAACCTGA